One window of Desulfovibrio subterraneus genomic DNA carries:
- a CDS encoding LysE family translocator — translation MDSTLWALLGLAFLLVITPGQDTMLVLRNVMLRGKFAGIATGVGACCGLFVHATLSVCGLSAVLLYSATAFSILKGLGACYLVYLGVRSLWGAWRGEALPDGLGMEGVPLLRGNMKQLRKAFGEGFMSNVLNPKVVVFYLAVLPQVIGDPALIIRDTLFFVGFQFVIAVIYLTLLSMFLGRVRHVLLRPAFKRKLETVTGTVMVGFGVRLALEQTP, via the coding sequence CAGGACACCATGCTCGTGCTGCGCAATGTCATGCTGCGCGGCAAGTTTGCGGGAATCGCCACAGGCGTGGGTGCCTGCTGCGGTCTCTTTGTGCATGCCACCCTTTCCGTGTGCGGTCTTTCTGCCGTGCTGCTGTATTCGGCCACGGCCTTTTCCATTCTCAAGGGACTTGGTGCCTGTTACCTGGTCTATCTCGGCGTGCGGTCCCTGTGGGGCGCATGGCGGGGCGAGGCCCTGCCCGACGGACTGGGTATGGAAGGCGTGCCGCTGCTTCGCGGGAACATGAAGCAACTGCGCAAGGCTTTTGGCGAAGGGTTCATGAGCAACGTGCTCAACCCCAAGGTGGTGGTCTTCTATCTGGCGGTTCTGCCGCAAGTGATAGGCGACCCCGCACTCATCATCCGCGATACGCTGTTCTTTGTCGGCTTCCAGTTCGTGATAGCCGTCATCTACCTGACCCTGCTGTCCATGTTCCTCGGCCGGGTGCGGCATGTGCTGCTGCGTCCCGCTTTCAAGCGCAAGCTCGAAACGGTGACCGGAACGGTCATGGTCGGGTTCGGTGTGCGTCTGGCTCTGGAGCAGACGCCTTAA